From the genome of Sulfurimonas paralvinellae:
TATTTTGTTTGCTATATTAATTTCATGGACAACGGTCTATACGATCCATCTCATTGAAAGGATCTTTGCGTGAGTACACAAAAATCACCAAAGAACAAAAGCGGCATTATTATGCTTGGCATTGTTATTCTGCTCTATACCATACTCTACTTCTATCATCCCGATAAAATTATTGCATCGTTCAAAGCCAGTCTTGAAACATTAAAGATGATAGTCCCTATTTTACTTATCGTCTTTTTTCTCATGGCACTGCTGAACACTTTTATAGATGAAAAAAGTATTGCAAAGCATTTGGGAGAAGACAGTGGAGTAAAAGGCTGGACTATTACCCTTTTTGGCGGCATATTAAGCCATGGACCAGGATACATCTGGTACCCGATGCTAGAAGAGTTACGAAAAAAAGGAGCCCTTGACGGGCTTATAGTGGCATTTTTATATGCACGTTCCATTAAGCTTCCATGGCTGCCGCTTATGATAAGCTATTTTGGACTTACGTTTACATTTGTTCTTAGTTTTTACGTTATTTTAGGCGCATTCTTTCAAGGCTTTATAACAAATAGACTTTCCAAAACTATTCACTAAACTACATATTCTCAGCGATATAGTCCGCTACTTCTAAGAGTCGTTGAGAGTAGCCATACTCATTGTCATACCATGCCATCACTTTGATCATTCTATTGCCCACTACAGAAGTAGAAAGCCCGTCGACTATAGAGGAGTGACGATTACCTATGATATCTGAAGATACTATCTCATCCTGTGTAAATTCCAAAATACCATTTAACTCGCTTTGAGAAGCTTCTAAAAAGGCCTTATTGACATCATCAATACTCACCTCTTTATTCAGCAGTGCCACAACTTCTGTGATTGCTCCATCAGGAACAGGAACACGAAGCGCCATAGCTTCCATTTTCCCTTCCAACGCAGGGATAACTTCTACTGTAGCAATAGCCGCACCTGTCGTTGTCGGAATAATATTTACTGCAGCTGCACGACCGCGTCTACGTTTTTTAGCACGCTTATCAACAGTAACTTGTGAAGATGTGTAAGCATGTGTCGTTGTTATCATCGCATTCTCTACACCGAAGTTTTCCTCAAGCACTTTCATCACAGGAGCCAAAGAGTTTGTTGTACAAGAAGCATTTGAAATGATATGATGCTTTTCATTGTCATACTCTTTTTCATTAACACCTTTTACTATTGTCAAGTCAACATTCTTTCCAGGAGCTGAGATAAGCACTTTTTTCGCTCCCGCTTGAATATGCTGCACAGCTAATGTGCCATCGGTAAAGCGTCCCGTACAGTCTATGACGATATCTATGCCTAGATTTTTCCATGGCAATTCCAGTGGATTATGATTACTTACGATTGTGATTTCATGCCCATCAATGATAAGTTTATTCTCAGCCGTAGCAATGTCAAAATCTGCTCTTCCATGGACAGAATCATATTTTAAAAGATATGCCGCATCTTCTACACTCGAAGTATTTGCAGCAACGATCTCACAGTTTTTTGGAAGGTTGTTTATATAATGTCTAAGTACTTGATTTCCAATACGTCCAAGTCCATTAATTGCTACTCTTTTTTTCATTTTTTATTTCTCCCTATGCAAGTAATTTAAGTGCT
Proteins encoded in this window:
- a CDS encoding permease codes for the protein MSTQKSPKNKSGIIMLGIVILLYTILYFYHPDKIIASFKASLETLKMIVPILLIVFFLMALLNTFIDEKSIAKHLGEDSGVKGWTITLFGGILSHGPGYIWYPMLEELRKKGALDGLIVAFLYARSIKLPWLPLMISYFGLTFTFVLSFYVILGAFFQGFITNRLSKTIH
- the gap gene encoding type I glyceraldehyde-3-phosphate dehydrogenase, with the protein product MKKRVAINGLGRIGNQVLRHYINNLPKNCEIVAANTSSVEDAAYLLKYDSVHGRADFDIATAENKLIIDGHEITIVSNHNPLELPWKNLGIDIVIDCTGRFTDGTLAVQHIQAGAKKVLISAPGKNVDLTIVKGVNEKEYDNEKHHIISNASCTTNSLAPVMKVLEENFGVENAMITTTHAYTSSQVTVDKRAKKRRRGRAAAVNIIPTTTGAAIATVEVIPALEGKMEAMALRVPVPDGAITEVVALLNKEVSIDDVNKAFLEASQSELNGILEFTQDEIVSSDIIGNRHSSIVDGLSTSVVGNRMIKVMAWYDNEYGYSQRLLEVADYIAENM